The proteins below come from a single Oerskovia jenensis genomic window:
- a CDS encoding SulP family inorganic anion transporter, with translation MRAAKAWWAGVRPAPGTFWRSAGTGVPGAVGGVPDGMAAATLVGVNPIHGLYATAVGRIAGGLTVDSQLMIVTTTSAAALAAGSALAEIDPADRLGALILLTTLAGAVMVVAGLSGLGRLTGFVSHSVMTGFLTGVSVNILLGQLDALTGSDPTASLAIEQAYQVLRSPGSWDVPTLVVGAGSIVLLLVLARTRLAPFAAVVALVVSSVGVWLVGAGSVELVGDAGAIPVGLPVPAVPDLTVFSLDVTVGAFAVAAIVLVQGAGVAESVPNAGRRADPDRNFVGQGVANLAAGFFRGIPVGGSVGQTAVSTAAGARDRWAGVMSGVWVLVVLVLLSGPVGAVPSATLAALLAVASVGSIRLSAMATAWHTGSQSQVAMATTFLATLLLPVAAAVGIGAALSILLQANRESQDLRIVRLVPVEEGRYREEPAPRRLDGGTVTVLDVYGSLFYAGARSLEATLPEPTGAQDAVVVLRLRGRASLGATAFTVLARYADQLGVHGGRLYVSGVDPVLAAKFEQVIDLRLHDRIEVFEARPVIGESTADAARHAQAWLVHGAQAVPPPPEQEGSPLRRLWDRLSRRGHRT, from the coding sequence GTGCGCGCGGCGAAGGCCTGGTGGGCCGGCGTGCGCCCTGCACCCGGGACGTTCTGGCGCTCGGCCGGGACAGGGGTCCCCGGGGCGGTCGGCGGCGTCCCGGACGGCATGGCGGCCGCGACGCTCGTCGGGGTCAACCCGATCCACGGCCTCTACGCGACGGCCGTCGGCCGGATCGCCGGCGGCCTGACCGTCGACTCCCAGCTCATGATCGTCACGACCACGAGCGCCGCCGCGCTCGCGGCCGGGTCGGCGCTGGCGGAGATCGACCCGGCCGACCGGCTCGGTGCCCTGATCCTCCTCACGACGCTCGCGGGCGCCGTGATGGTCGTCGCGGGGCTCTCGGGTCTGGGCCGACTGACCGGTTTCGTGTCGCACTCGGTCATGACCGGTTTTCTCACGGGCGTCTCGGTCAACATCCTGCTCGGGCAGCTCGACGCGCTCACGGGCAGTGACCCGACGGCGTCGCTCGCGATCGAGCAGGCCTACCAGGTGCTGCGGTCCCCCGGCTCCTGGGACGTGCCGACGCTCGTCGTCGGCGCCGGTTCGATCGTCCTGCTGCTGGTCCTCGCCCGGACGCGGCTGGCGCCCTTCGCCGCGGTGGTCGCCCTCGTCGTGTCGTCGGTGGGCGTCTGGCTCGTCGGAGCGGGGTCCGTGGAGCTCGTGGGCGACGCGGGCGCGATCCCCGTCGGCCTGCCCGTCCCCGCGGTCCCCGACCTCACGGTGTTCTCGCTGGACGTGACCGTGGGAGCCTTCGCCGTCGCGGCGATCGTGCTCGTCCAGGGGGCGGGCGTCGCCGAGTCGGTCCCGAACGCGGGGCGGCGCGCGGACCCGGACCGGAACTTCGTCGGTCAGGGGGTCGCGAACCTCGCGGCGGGCTTCTTCCGCGGGATCCCCGTCGGCGGTTCGGTGGGCCAGACGGCGGTCAGCACCGCCGCGGGGGCACGCGACCGGTGGGCCGGGGTCATGTCGGGCGTGTGGGTGCTGGTCGTGCTCGTCCTGCTGTCGGGACCGGTGGGGGCCGTCCCCTCGGCGACCCTCGCAGCCCTGCTCGCGGTCGCGTCGGTCGGGTCGATCCGCCTGTCCGCGATGGCCACGGCCTGGCACACGGGCAGCCAGTCGCAGGTGGCCATGGCGACGACGTTCCTCGCGACGTTGCTGCTGCCCGTGGCGGCAGCGGTCGGGATAGGCGCGGCCCTGTCGATCCTGCTCCAGGCCAACCGCGAGTCCCAGGACCTGCGCATCGTGCGGCTCGTCCCCGTCGAGGAGGGGCGCTATCGCGAGGAGCCTGCGCCCCGCCGTCTCGACGGCGGGACCGTCACGGTGCTCGACGTCTACGGCAGCCTGTTCTACGCGGGGGCCCGCTCCCTCGAGGCGACGCTCCCCGAACCTACCGGCGCCCAGGACGCCGTCGTCGTCCTGCGGCTGCGCGGGCGAGCGAGCCTCGGCGCGACGGCCTTCACCGTGCTCGCCCGCTACGCCGACCAGCTCGGCGTCCACGGCGGGCGTCTCTACGTGAGCGGCGTGGACCCGGTGCTGGCAGCGAAGTTCGAGCAGGTCATCGACCTGCGGCTGCACGATCGCATCGAGGTGTTCGAGGCCCGGCCCGTGATCGGCGAGTCGACGGCCGACGCCGCACGGCACGCGCAGGCGTGGCTCGTGCACGGTGCGCAGGCCGTGCCACCTCCCCCCGAGCAGGAGGGCAGCCCGCTCCGACGGCTCTGGGACCGGCTGTCGCGCAGGGGGCACCGCACCTGA
- a CDS encoding alkyl/aryl-sulfatase, translating into MSPAKPASPAIVRQQQVLRDSLPFQDTQDFDDVSRGLLGRRTPNAVTATDGRVVWDNDTYDFLQGEAPDTVNPSLWRQSRLVATQGLFEVVEGIYQVRGFDLSNVTFIEGETGVIVLDPLISTETAAAALALYREHRGERPVTGVVYTHSHVDHFGGVKGVTTQEDVDAGRVPVLAPEGFTEHAVSENVYAGTAMARRSGYMYGAALARGPQGQVGAGLGQTTSTGTITLVAPTVDITTTGEEKRVDGVRMIFQMAPDTEAPSEMLVYFPDHRALCAAEDATHNLHNLLTLRGAVVRDPHAWAHYLTESIELFGDDLEVVFASHHWPTWGNERILEYLNIQRDLYAYLHDQTLRLLNQGLTGIEIAEVITLPPALEKAWSTRGYYGSVSHNVKAIYQRYMGWYDGNPSSLWRHPPVEAGKRYVALGGGADAVVASAQAAFDEGDYRWVAEILNHVVFAEPDHAGARDLLADTYEQLGYGAENGTWRNVYLSGVTELRDGPFGTPTVTGSRDMVAQLSPEMLFDALAIQVDGPRAWDEKLSIDIVLTDTHERYRLRLANGVLTYNTAVQKSPADLTLTGTKRALPVLASGNVTPDTLVQAGIELSGDSAVLGRLAAVLDPGDKDFAIVTP; encoded by the coding sequence ATGTCACCAGCCAAGCCAGCCTCCCCCGCCATCGTCCGGCAGCAGCAGGTCTTGCGAGACAGCCTGCCCTTCCAGGACACCCAGGACTTCGACGACGTCTCCCGCGGCCTCCTCGGCCGACGAACACCGAACGCGGTCACTGCCACGGACGGTCGCGTCGTCTGGGACAACGACACCTACGACTTCCTCCAGGGCGAGGCCCCGGACACGGTCAACCCGAGCCTGTGGCGCCAGTCGCGGCTCGTCGCCACCCAGGGGCTGTTCGAGGTCGTCGAGGGCATCTACCAGGTGCGGGGCTTCGACCTCTCCAACGTCACCTTCATCGAGGGCGAGACCGGCGTGATCGTGCTGGACCCCCTGATCTCGACCGAGACGGCCGCGGCGGCCCTCGCGCTGTACCGCGAGCACCGCGGCGAGCGTCCCGTGACGGGGGTCGTCTACACCCACTCGCACGTCGACCACTTCGGCGGGGTCAAGGGGGTCACGACCCAGGAGGACGTCGACGCCGGGCGCGTCCCGGTCCTCGCCCCCGAGGGGTTCACCGAGCACGCCGTCTCGGAGAACGTCTATGCGGGCACGGCCATGGCGCGCAGGTCGGGCTACATGTACGGCGCGGCGCTCGCGCGCGGACCGCAGGGACAGGTCGGGGCGGGGCTCGGACAGACGACGTCGACGGGAACCATCACCCTCGTCGCCCCGACCGTGGACATCACCACGACCGGTGAGGAGAAGAGGGTCGACGGCGTCCGGATGATCTTCCAGATGGCCCCCGACACCGAGGCGCCGTCCGAGATGCTCGTCTACTTCCCGGACCACCGCGCGCTGTGCGCGGCCGAGGACGCGACGCACAACCTGCACAACCTGCTGACGCTGCGCGGTGCCGTCGTGCGTGACCCGCACGCCTGGGCGCACTACCTCACCGAGTCGATCGAGCTCTTCGGCGACGACCTCGAGGTCGTCTTCGCGTCCCACCACTGGCCCACCTGGGGCAACGAACGCATCCTCGAGTACCTGAACATCCAGCGAGACCTCTACGCGTACCTCCACGACCAGACCCTCAGGCTCCTCAACCAGGGGCTGACCGGGATCGAGATCGCCGAGGTGATCACGCTGCCCCCGGCGCTCGAGAAGGCATGGAGCACCCGCGGCTACTACGGCTCGGTGAGCCACAACGTCAAGGCCATCTACCAGCGGTACATGGGCTGGTACGACGGGAACCCGTCGAGCCTGTGGCGTCACCCCCCGGTCGAGGCAGGCAAGCGCTACGTGGCGCTCGGGGGTGGTGCGGACGCCGTGGTCGCCTCCGCGCAGGCGGCCTTCGACGAGGGCGACTACCGGTGGGTCGCCGAGATCCTGAACCACGTCGTCTTCGCCGAACCCGACCACGCCGGAGCACGCGACCTCCTCGCCGACACCTACGAGCAGCTCGGGTACGGGGCGGAGAACGGCACCTGGCGCAACGTCTACCTCTCGGGAGTGACCGAGCTGCGCGACGGACCCTTCGGCACCCCCACCGTCACCGGGTCCCGGGACATGGTCGCCCAGCTCTCCCCGGAGATGCTCTTCGACGCCCTCGCGATCCAGGTCGACGGGCCCCGGGCGTGGGACGAGAAGCTCTCGATCGACATCGTCCTGACCGACACCCACGAGCGCTACCGTCTGCGCCTGGCCAACGGGGTGCTCACCTACAACACGGCCGTCCAGAAGAGTCCGGCGGACCTCACGCTCACCGGGACCAAGCGCGCACTACCGGTCCTGGCGAGCGGGAACGTCACCCCGGACACGCTCGTCCAGGCGGGCATCGAGCTCAGCGGCGACTCCGCAGTGCTCGGCCGGCTCGCCGCCGTCCTGGACCCGGGCGACAAGGACTTCGCGATCGTCACCCCCTGA
- a CDS encoding DUF5979 domain-containing protein, with protein sequence MRARRAWAATGAVLLALPLALVPAIPAAAADWGISKQEVSQGPYEPGDDVQWIITISCSDPNADPCTNAVLTDPLPDGLDLVAASIQSGPPGGEIDADTGTNTVTYTNPEVSNGAQAQIIVTARVSPDLPFSADGVPITNTATVVADNAAQQPASDSITPVVPLVLGSTTTKAIDPPGALAAPGTTATMTIGATNTSNDPVDTLVLQDPVDPTATPNPFTYLEYTGTGTVVLPPNADTVTTQYWDGDSWETLDDTVDPATVQGLRYTFSGDIQPGATASVPVQVQQSDAVDDLTDATTITNDASSYVTHTGAQSTATTASDTYVITPPDNSVAASKSFSPTTVSAGDPTTVTIGATNTGTAVDSLTITEPAPGTDNPFEGDDPLTFTGFGPTGDGTGVQWPSGANGATVTFTCADGSTPEVDASAPNTLPNPPDGCVVVGFTVVFTGDLPNGASASIPFTADTDPDQTTDDVTHTNTIEATVPSADPATAPADLVTLVDRLATSTTKLMSPSTIPAVPGQSVIVQLPSQLLPFGPDGSTANADQVVVQDPVDPANPGEFWSNFTATAVRTTDVPAGSTLTVNYWNGSAWVPAPACGPYTGPATVSCELPAGAQGVQFVYDSTGDGFPPGTQFQPNFTADYTGPADRDTPIENCGASSASSGTVDPTPPAQGCASVDPFPVDGPGALEFVTKDFLGGTPPSVLARSDDQVTAQITWSTNGFSGVDPMVISDIADPQSTPIAGSFYDAFDLVRVEAIDTTTDPLISYDQVTGVELFIGGTWVPASGDPCPCVGSFPGYTLTPAEQASATSVRLTYEESPDRTTTGDPTAPQPGDGVARSTLADGRHLDLTFQVRDVKRSDPAAPVLGSTQGTLYNSTDPGIVLDTVRATGTFDTNQYTDTDTADVLIIDQPLNVTVAKDWTGGPISVPPSDTPAQFYPTTDVTIAGTNASAAKVSQLRLVEPGIATSGDVQTAPGTKPFDAFTLRAIALEPPEGAETTTVTLTYLGGSTASFTEAEAEALTTGDLADVVGVVTSFDGLVAPGASGSMDLTLQLRENDRYTAAPVTVAGYSPVPDGAVATIADPGGTDQDVRLAYDDASMVLQDAGIALDVGKTFDPTQIVEPGTGPVTMTLSGQPLGPSRAVEMVLVDDDPRFWNQYDFDAFAGAALTAPIQQVRVDAFTGGEFVTGPGGVVVNGGSWVLGDEVATFELPDGVAPADVQGLRFTFSRSDGSIWENPANPLQSVPISVERRDQMRTGGPVLTDLAANAPAPGESAPGVATNTVDGTVTGADLVVDPGSGDLVPVSATDTETAPLVYVHATNGVQVVKAFDGVVTGGTQPPDATFPMSIAVTNTGNRAIGELVVEDAPMPTDAQGAQLRLADVDDPYSYLLTGPPLAPEEGDPLPVDPDEVTVTQTGDLLGLRFAFPEGTVLGVGQTYTITVLVRFRVGLAPQTLVTNTAGATADRPWDQCQTRLDAQTGACEADADVTPIPAGVLAQSKLVRATNGDALDVIVDPAYTGPPVECTPLPTGLYAYPCTPVIAPGHEETWHVRIDNVGNLPMSKIVAYDRLPAVGDTGSSSSTSPRGSQWTPILTNDPPPALVNAPEGSTASFSYTTAVDYCMDDLTDPLAEPTCPTDDPATGWVQLTGTEDAALLATVTALKFVITFPDADPFQPGEYVAIEGTTLTPALAPEAGDRSIAWNSAAASAVVVTPQGNLNLLPTEGTKVGVATATGSLEVTKRVAGAGAANAPATFDLSVQCTSAPGTPVETVLDPIPITVARNTPVTVPNLPYGAVCTLTEDGSGGQTELIVGTVTIGESPDVTAITATNRYDLASIEVSKDVVTDAEDQDGQPVPFGPFEVTVDCTFLGEPVYATGYGPDDPMVIEIEDDQTVELDGLPVGAVCTVEETGTGNASSVTITVTQHAGPPVTTPGASTTLTLGADTDDGASTNDVVLTNTYDVGGLDLLKVVEGQGATTYGAGPFTLAVRCTFDDDGTGPGVPRIVYDDTVVLGVGAPLEAQIADLPAGAVCDVTEPDDGGATSTSIDPSPVTVAAGTTVAVTATNTFDVGAVSVDKVVDGEGADLYGAGPFTVTLTCTADGEPLTVPGGPTRTLVPGTPVVYDDLPVGAACTITETEDGGASASTMTITAEGGAPVETDGPSADVVVTPVDAQGAPTTVGVVATNTFDLGSLVVDKVVDGDGAALYGAGPFEVSLACTFDGQAVDIPGGAARELVPGEPVEYDGLPVGAQCEVTETATGGATTTAVSAVGEGEPGAVVVPAGDAGGVTVTNTFDVGEVRVVKTLSGADAAEHRGDVFTVSLACTQEVDGVTADVAIPGGPTRTLSAADGWVAVYEDLPQGAACVVAETDAGSADTVQIVVDGESTLTDPSATVPESVEFDLPVGPDVCEPVEVVNTWSPTSSGMGGGTAVHDALTTALSPADAAVAAGCAQAATGDVLPGTGADLARAGALVAMLLVLGTAALVLGRRRDA encoded by the coding sequence GTGCGGGCCCGCCGGGCCTGGGCGGCCACCGGCGCCGTCCTGCTGGCGCTGCCGCTGGCCCTCGTCCCCGCGATCCCGGCGGCCGCCGCCGACTGGGGCATCAGCAAGCAGGAGGTCTCGCAGGGCCCCTACGAACCCGGCGACGACGTCCAGTGGATCATCACCATCTCCTGCTCGGACCCCAACGCCGACCCGTGCACCAACGCCGTGCTCACCGATCCGTTGCCCGACGGCCTCGACCTCGTCGCCGCATCGATCCAGAGCGGCCCGCCGGGCGGCGAGATCGACGCCGACACCGGCACGAACACGGTCACCTACACCAACCCCGAGGTCTCGAACGGCGCGCAGGCGCAGATCATCGTCACCGCGCGGGTGTCCCCGGACCTGCCCTTCAGTGCCGACGGCGTGCCGATCACCAACACCGCGACCGTCGTGGCCGACAACGCGGCGCAGCAGCCCGCGTCGGACTCGATCACCCCGGTCGTCCCGCTCGTCCTCGGCTCGACGACGACCAAGGCGATCGACCCGCCGGGGGCGCTCGCGGCCCCGGGGACGACCGCGACCATGACGATCGGCGCGACGAACACCTCGAACGACCCGGTCGACACCCTGGTCCTCCAGGACCCCGTCGACCCCACGGCGACCCCCAACCCGTTCACGTACCTCGAGTACACGGGGACGGGCACGGTCGTGCTCCCCCCGAACGCCGACACCGTGACCACGCAGTACTGGGACGGCGACTCGTGGGAGACGCTCGACGACACGGTCGACCCGGCGACCGTGCAGGGCCTGCGCTACACGTTCAGCGGCGACATCCAGCCGGGCGCGACCGCGAGCGTGCCCGTGCAGGTGCAGCAGAGCGACGCGGTCGACGACCTCACGGACGCCACCACGATCACCAACGACGCCTCGTCGTACGTCACGCACACGGGCGCGCAGTCCACGGCCACCACGGCGAGCGACACGTACGTCATCACCCCGCCGGACAACAGCGTGGCGGCGTCCAAGAGCTTCTCGCCGACGACCGTGTCCGCGGGCGACCCGACGACGGTCACGATCGGGGCCACCAACACCGGGACCGCCGTCGACTCCCTGACGATCACCGAGCCCGCCCCCGGGACCGACAACCCGTTCGAGGGGGACGACCCGCTGACCTTCACCGGGTTCGGGCCGACGGGGGACGGCACGGGCGTGCAGTGGCCCTCGGGCGCGAACGGCGCGACCGTGACGTTCACGTGCGCCGACGGCTCGACCCCCGAGGTCGACGCGTCCGCTCCGAACACGCTCCCGAACCCCCCGGACGGGTGCGTCGTGGTCGGCTTCACCGTGGTCTTCACGGGCGACCTGCCGAACGGGGCGTCCGCCTCGATCCCGTTCACGGCCGACACCGACCCCGACCAGACGACCGACGACGTCACGCACACCAACACCATCGAGGCCACGGTGCCGAGCGCGGACCCGGCCACGGCCCCCGCGGACCTCGTGACCCTGGTCGACCGGTTGGCGACGAGCACGACCAAGCTCATGTCGCCCTCGACGATCCCCGCCGTCCCGGGGCAGTCCGTGATCGTGCAGCTCCCGTCCCAGCTCCTCCCGTTCGGACCGGACGGGTCGACGGCGAACGCCGACCAGGTCGTCGTCCAGGACCCGGTCGACCCGGCGAACCCCGGCGAGTTCTGGTCGAACTTCACCGCGACCGCGGTGCGCACGACCGACGTGCCGGCCGGCTCGACCCTGACGGTCAACTACTGGAACGGCAGCGCCTGGGTGCCGGCCCCGGCGTGCGGGCCCTACACCGGCCCGGCGACCGTGAGCTGCGAGCTCCCCGCCGGTGCCCAGGGCGTCCAGTTCGTCTACGACTCGACGGGCGACGGCTTCCCGCCCGGCACACAGTTCCAGCCCAACTTCACGGCCGACTACACCGGACCGGCCGACCGTGACACCCCGATCGAGAACTGCGGCGCGTCGAGCGCGTCGTCGGGCACGGTGGACCCGACCCCGCCCGCGCAGGGCTGCGCCTCGGTCGACCCGTTCCCCGTGGACGGTCCGGGCGCGCTCGAGTTCGTCACCAAGGACTTCCTCGGCGGCACCCCGCCCAGCGTCCTCGCCCGCTCGGACGACCAGGTCACGGCGCAGATCACCTGGTCCACCAACGGCTTCTCGGGCGTGGACCCGATGGTGATCTCGGACATCGCCGACCCGCAGAGCACCCCGATCGCGGGCTCGTTCTACGACGCGTTCGACCTCGTGCGGGTCGAGGCGATCGACACCACCACGGACCCGCTGATCTCCTACGACCAGGTGACGGGGGTCGAGCTGTTCATCGGGGGCACATGGGTTCCCGCGAGCGGCGACCCGTGCCCGTGCGTGGGGTCCTTCCCGGGGTACACCCTGACTCCGGCGGAGCAGGCGTCGGCGACGTCGGTGCGCCTGACCTACGAGGAGTCGCCCGACCGCACCACGACGGGGGACCCGACGGCTCCGCAGCCCGGTGACGGCGTGGCGCGCTCGACGCTCGCGGACGGTCGTCACCTCGACCTGACCTTCCAGGTCCGGGACGTCAAGCGTTCCGACCCGGCCGCCCCGGTGCTGGGCTCGACCCAGGGCACGCTCTACAACTCGACGGATCCCGGGATCGTCCTGGACACCGTGCGCGCCACCGGCACGTTCGACACGAACCAGTACACGGACACCGACACGGCCGACGTGCTGATCATCGACCAACCCCTCAACGTGACCGTCGCCAAGGACTGGACCGGCGGTCCCATCTCCGTGCCGCCGTCGGACACCCCGGCGCAGTTCTACCCGACGACCGACGTGACCATCGCCGGGACCAACGCGTCGGCCGCGAAGGTGAGCCAGCTCCGGTTGGTCGAGCCGGGCATCGCGACCTCGGGGGACGTGCAGACGGCGCCCGGGACCAAGCCGTTCGACGCGTTCACGCTGCGGGCGATCGCCCTGGAGCCCCCCGAGGGCGCGGAGACGACGACGGTCACGCTCACCTACCTGGGGGGCTCGACCGCGAGCTTCACCGAGGCCGAGGCCGAGGCCCTCACGACGGGTGACCTGGCTGACGTCGTCGGTGTCGTGACGTCGTTCGACGGTCTCGTGGCCCCCGGCGCGTCGGGCAGCATGGACCTCACGCTGCAGCTGCGCGAGAACGACCGGTACACCGCGGCGCCCGTGACGGTCGCGGGGTACAGCCCGGTGCCGGACGGCGCGGTCGCCACGATCGCCGACCCGGGCGGCACCGACCAGGACGTCCGGCTCGCGTACGACGACGCGAGCATGGTCCTGCAGGACGCGGGCATCGCGCTCGACGTCGGCAAGACCTTCGACCCGACGCAGATCGTCGAGCCGGGCACGGGCCCGGTGACGATGACGCTCAGCGGTCAGCCCCTCGGGCCGTCGCGCGCGGTCGAGATGGTTCTCGTCGACGACGACCCCCGGTTCTGGAACCAGTACGACTTCGACGCGTTCGCGGGCGCTGCGCTCACCGCGCCGATCCAGCAGGTGCGCGTCGACGCCTTCACGGGGGGCGAGTTCGTGACGGGCCCCGGCGGAGTCGTGGTGAACGGCGGCTCGTGGGTCCTGGGGGACGAGGTCGCCACGTTCGAGCTTCCCGACGGCGTGGCCCCGGCCGACGTGCAGGGCCTGCGGTTCACGTTCTCCCGGAGCGACGGGTCGATCTGGGAGAACCCCGCGAACCCGCTGCAGAGTGTGCCGATCTCGGTCGAACGCCGGGACCAGATGCGCACGGGCGGCCCGGTCCTGACCGACCTCGCGGCCAACGCTCCGGCCCCGGGCGAGAGCGCCCCGGGCGTTGCGACCAACACCGTGGACGGCACCGTGACGGGGGCGGACCTCGTCGTCGACCCCGGGTCCGGCGACCTGGTCCCCGTCTCGGCGACCGACACCGAGACGGCCCCGCTCGTCTACGTGCACGCCACCAACGGGGTGCAGGTGGTCAAGGCGTTCGACGGCGTCGTGACCGGCGGCACCCAGCCGCCCGACGCGACCTTCCCGATGAGCATCGCCGTGACGAACACCGGGAACCGGGCGATCGGCGAGCTCGTGGTCGAGGACGCCCCGATGCCGACGGACGCCCAGGGCGCCCAGCTCCGGCTGGCCGACGTGGACGACCCCTACTCCTACCTGCTGACCGGTCCGCCACTGGCCCCCGAGGAGGGCGACCCCCTGCCCGTCGACCCCGACGAGGTGACGGTCACCCAGACCGGGGACCTGCTCGGGCTCCGGTTCGCCTTCCCCGAGGGGACCGTGCTCGGGGTCGGCCAGACGTACACGATCACCGTCCTGGTGCGCTTCCGTGTGGGGCTCGCCCCGCAGACCCTGGTGACGAACACCGCGGGCGCGACGGCCGACCGTCCGTGGGACCAGTGCCAGACCCGGCTCGACGCGCAGACGGGTGCGTGCGAGGCGGACGCCGACGTGACGCCGATCCCCGCGGGGGTCCTCGCGCAGTCCAAGCTCGTGCGGGCGACGAACGGCGACGCGCTCGACGTCATCGTGGACCCGGCGTACACCGGCCCGCCGGTCGAGTGCACGCCGCTCCCGACGGGGCTCTACGCCTACCCGTGCACACCTGTCATCGCGCCGGGGCACGAGGAGACGTGGCACGTGCGCATCGACAACGTCGGCAACCTGCCGATGAGCAAGATCGTGGCGTACGACAGGCTCCCTGCGGTGGGGGACACCGGGTCCTCCTCGTCGACGTCACCGCGCGGTTCGCAGTGGACGCCGATCCTCACGAACGACCCGCCGCCCGCGCTCGTCAACGCACCGGAAGGCAGCACCGCGTCGTTCTCCTACACGACGGCCGTGGACTACTGCATGGACGACCTCACGGACCCGTTGGCCGAGCCGACCTGCCCGACGGACGACCCGGCGACGGGCTGGGTCCAGCTGACCGGCACCGAGGACGCGGCGCTGCTCGCGACGGTCACGGCGCTCAAGTTCGTCATCACGTTCCCCGACGCCGATCCCTTCCAGCCGGGGGAGTACGTCGCGATCGAGGGCACGACCCTGACCCCGGCCCTCGCGCCGGAGGCCGGCGACCGGTCGATCGCATGGAACTCGGCCGCCGCGTCCGCCGTCGTCGTGACGCCGCAGGGCAACCTCAACCTCTTGCCCACCGAGGGCACCAAGGTCGGTGTGGCCACGGCGACCGGGTCGCTCGAGGTGACCAAGCGGGTCGCCGGCGCGGGGGCGGCCAACGCCCCGGCCACGTTCGACCTGTCCGTCCAGTGCACGTCGGCACCCGGCACGCCCGTGGAGACCGTGCTCGACCCGATCCCGATCACGGTCGCGCGCAACACGCCGGTCACGGTGCCGAACCTGCCGTACGGCGCCGTCTGCACGCTCACGGAGGACGGGTCGGGCGGCCAGACCGAGCTGATCGTCGGCACCGTGACGATCGGCGAGTCTCCCGACGTCACGGCGATCACGGCGACCAACCGCTACGACCTCGCGAGCATCGAGGTCTCCAAGGACGTCGTGACGGACGCCGAGGACCAGGACGGTCAGCCGGTGCCGTTCGGCCCGTTCGAGGTCACGGTCGACTGCACCTTCCTCGGCGAGCCGGTGTACGCGACCGGGTACGGACCCGACGACCCGATGGTGATCGAGATCGAGGACGACCAGACGGTCGAGCTCGACGGGCTGCCCGTCGGCGCCGTCTGCACGGTCGAGGAGACCGGGACGGGCAACGCCTCGTCCGTCACGATCACGGTGACCCAGCATGCCGGCCCGCCCGTGACCACACCCGGGGCCTCCACGACGCTCACGCTGGGCGCCGACACCGACGATGGCGCGAGCACCAACGACGTCGTGCTCACCAACACCTACGACGTCGGCGGGCTCGACCTCCTCAAGGTCGTCGAGGGTCAAGGGGCAACGACGTACGGCGCAGGGCCGTTCACCCTCGCGGTGCGCTGCACGTTCGACGACGACGGCACGGGCCCGGGTGTCCCGCGCATCGTCTACGACGACACGGTCGTGCTCGGCGTCGGGGCGCCTCTCGAGGCGCAGATCGCCGACCTGCCAGCGGGTGCGGTCTGCGACGTGACGGAGCCCGACGACGGCGGCGCGACGTCGACGTCGATCGACCCCAGCCCGGTCACCGTGGCCGCAGGGACCACCGTCGCGGTCACGGCGACCAACACGTTCGACGTCGGCGCGGTCTCGGTGGACAAGGTCGTCGACGGCGAGGGCGCCGATCTCTACGGCGCGGGCCCGTTCACCGTGACGCTCACCTGTACGGCCGACGGTGAGCCGCTCACGGTCCCCGGCGGACCCACGCGCACGCTCGTGCCGGGGACGCCCGTCGTCTACGACGACCTGCCCGTCGGCGCGGCCTGCACGATCACCGAGACCGAGGACGGCGGGGCGTCCGCGTCGACCATGACGATCACGGCCGAGGGCGGCGCCCCCGTCGAGACGGACGGCCCGTCGGCCGACGTCGTCGTGACGCCCGTCGATGCGCAGGGGGCGCCCACCACGGTGGGCGTCGTCGCGACGAACACGTTCGACCTCGGGTCGCTCGTGGTCGACAAGGTCGTCGACGGTGACGGGGCCGCGCTGTACGGCGCCGGACCGTTCGAGGTGTCGCTCGCGTGCACCTTCGACGGCCAGGCGGTCGACATCCCCGGCGGCGCCGCGCGCGAGCTCGTCCCGGGCGAGCCCGTCGAGTACGACGGCCTGCCCGTCGGCGCGCAGTGCGAGGTCACCGAGACCGCGACGGGCGGCGCGACCACCACCGCGGTCTCCGCCGTGGGGGAGGGCGAGCCGGGCGCCGTCGTCGTCCCGGCAGGAGACGCAGGGGGCGTCACCGTGACGAACACGTTCGACGTCGGTGAGGTCCGCGTCGTCAAGACGTTGTCCGGTGCCGACGCCGCCGAGCACCGGGGGGACGTCTTCACCGTCTCGCTCGCGTGCACCCAGGAGGTCGACGGCGTCACGGCCGACGTCGCGATTCCCGGTGGTCCGACGCGTACGCTCTCGGCCGCCGACGGCTGGGTCGCGGTGTACGAGGACCTCCCGCAGGGGGCCGCGTGCGTCGTGGCCGAGACGGACGCGGGCAGCGCGGACACCGTGCAGATCGTCGTCGACGGCGAGAGCACGCTCACGGACCCCTCGGCGACCGTCCCGGAGTCGGTCGAGTTCGACCTCCCTGTGGGGCCGGACGTCTGCGAGCCCGTCGAGGTCGTCAACACGTGGTCGCCGACGAGCAGTGGCATGGGCGGCGGGACGGCGGTCCACGACGCGCTGACGACGGCCCTCTCGCCCGCCGACGCGGCGGTCGCGGCCGGCTGCGCCCAGGCGGCAACCGGCGACGTACTGCCCGGGACCGGGGCCGATCTCGCCCGGGCCGGTGCACTGGTCGCGATGCTGCTCGTGCTCGGGACGGCCGCGCTCGTGCTCGGGCGCCGGCG